Sequence from the Ostrea edulis chromosome 8, xbOstEdul1.1, whole genome shotgun sequence genome:
TTCAAAAGAGAAATTTACAGCTGACTTTGTGAATGGACAAACACGTTTCAGTGATATTGAAagtaaagaagaaaagaaaattgacATTCATGATAACATCCTATCACCACCTAGACGTGAACCGTTGAATCCGTATGCATCCGAATTCAGACCATGTTCACACTCTGGAGTCGCCACAGACTTAACGCAATTTCTTCTGAAGAAAGATCTTCTTCTTTCCCGTTTTAGTTCCTTCAACGATCGACCAGAAACATACGAAACCTGGAaagctacctttaaaaacatcACTAAAGAGCTGAATGTGACGCCATTTGAGGAAATGGATTTATTGGTGAAATGGTTGGGATCCGAATCACGAAAGTTTGCCAGCAGTATGAGAGCTTCAAATATCAACAACCCATTCACAGGATTACGTCGCATATGGGATCGTCTTGAAGAGAGATATGGCAGACCCGAAATGATAGAAACTGCCTTGAAGCAAAAACTGGATAGTTTTCCCAAAATTTCATCCAAAGAGCCAAAGAAATTGTACGATCTCTTAGACATTCTTACAGAAATTGAGTCTGTCAAAGAAAATCCGACATATGCGATTCTTCTCTCATATTTCGACTCATCGTCTGGAGTTATTCCCATCATCAATAAGCTCCCTCATGGACTGCAAGAGAAATGGGTTTCCCAAGCTGCCAGATACAAGAAACAGTTTAATGTTCCTTTTCCACCTTTTGGATTCTTAGTCAACTTCATCCGAGAGCTCAGCACGATGAAAAATGATCCAGCTCTTCAATATGAATGTTCAGAATCATCTTCTACATCGAAAAAACGACAACAAGAAAGTAAAGGAACTACAGGATCTCTTTCTGTTCATAGCCGAAAAACGGAGTTAGCAGGGGAAGACGAAGAAAACAAAACTAACACTAATTCAAGATGTCCAATACACAAAGCAGATCATACATTGCATGCATGCAGAGCTTTCCGTGCGAAACCGCTCCAAGAACGAAAGGATATTCTTCGTGAGCATGGATTTTGTTACAAGTGCTGTATGTCCAAGCACCTTTCTAGAAATTGTAAGGCGACCATTAAATGTGATATATGTGGAAATAAGCGTCATGCGACAGCGATGCACCCCGATCAAGGACCCAGCAATGTGACAGCCAGCGTCAGCACAGTTGCAGATGGCGGGGAGAGGAAATTACCAACAAAATCAACAGTGGATAGTAAATGTACTGAACTCTGTGAACAAACGCTCTGTGGACGCTCTTGTGCAAAAGTTGTTCCCGTACGAGTGTATCCTTTAGGAAATAAAGATAGCGCTGTCCGGGTGTACGCCATTATAGACGAGCAGAGCAATAGAACACTCGCCAGATCAGAATTCTTCAATCTTTTCGACACACACAATGAAACTCAAACGTACACTTTGTTCTCATGCAGCGGACGTTCTATCTGTAGTGGAAGAAGAGCATGTGGTTTTGTTATCGAATCTATTGATGGCAGCTATCAGATAAACCTTCCAACTGTCATAGAATGCGATGATATACCGAACAACAGACAGGACATTCCAACACCAGAAGTGGCAAATGCATATCCTCATTTGTCAGAAATTGCTAGTGAACTACACCCTCTTGATATCGACATGGAAATTCTTCTCTTAATTGGACGTGATCTTGGAGATGCGCACCATATTATTGAGCAAAGAATAGGCCCATCGCAGTCACCATACGCGCAGAAACTTGGTCTTGGATGGGTTGTCATCGGAGAGGTGTGTCTAGGCAGAACTCACAGACCAGAGATTGTTATCGCAAACAAAGTAACAATTTTACCAAACGGTAGAACTACTGTATGTGATCCGTGTACAAGTAACATCGCTGTTAAGGAAATACCATGCATTCCTGAAACAGATCTTATTGGAGACTCTGTATTTCATACAACTGAATACGATGACCAACCTGGACTATCCATAGATGATAGATTGTTTTTGTCTATGATGGATCGAGAACTCTATCGAAATGACAGTGGACAATGGGTTGCACCGTTACCGTTCAAGGAACCAAGACGGAGACTCCCAGATAACAGGCAACTAGCTGTTAAAAGAGCTCATATTTTGGACGTGAATCTAAAGAGAAACCCAGAAAAATGTCTGCATGCCACCACATTTATCCAGCAGATAATTGATTCTGGTCATGCTGAACGTGCACCACCAGTCAATGAAAGGGAGGAGTTCTGGTACTTACCTATTTTCAGTGTGTACCATTCCAAAAAGCCAAATCAGATCAGAATGGTTTTTGACTCGTCCGCTCAGTTTAATGGTGTTTCATTGAACAATGTCTTGCTCTCTGTACCCGATCTCACAAATAGCTTACTTGGAGTGTTGATGCGATTTAGAGTTGAAAAAATAGGCATCATGGCGGACATCCAGCAAATGTTCCATTGCTTCAAAGTAAAGGAAGACCATAGGAACTACTTGCGATTTCTGTGGTATGAAGATAACAACCCTCAAAAAGAGTTAGTGGACTATAGGATGTGCGTTCATGTGTTTGGTAACAACCCCTCACCTGCTGTTGCCACATATGGCTTGCGAAGAACAGCACAAAATGCGGAAACTACATTTGGACATGATGTTCGTAGCTTTGTAGAGCATAACTTCTACGTGGATGATGGCCTTGTCTCCCTACCATCAGTCAAGCAAGCAGTGAGTTTGATGAAGAGGACACAACAAGCCTTGATTCAAGAAGGTGGACTACGATTACACAAAATTGTATCAAACAACAGCGATGTAATGAACAGTTTCCCTTCAGAAGACCTTGCAAAAGATCTAATGTCTTTAGATCTCACAACAGATGTGCTCCCTATCCAGCGAAGTTTGGGGATGAGTTGGGATTTAAAATCCGATTCGTTTACATTCAGAATCTCAGCTGAAGAAAAACCATTTACACGTCGTGGGTTACTTTCAACCTTGAATAGCTTCTACGATCCTTTAGGATTTTTAGATCCTGTTCTTATCAAAGGCAAGTTGCTTTTGAGAAAACTGAATGCTGAAACAACAGATTGGGACCAggttttacctaaagaatatgaaaaacaatGGACTGATTGGAAAGAACAGATGCAAAGCCTTGAGACTTTGTATATTCCTCGACAGTATACTACTTTGCCGTTAACCTGTTCCATCAGACAAGAAGTGCATCTTTTTACTGATGCTTCTGAGGAAGCGATTGCTGCAGTTGCCTATATCAAATTAACGGACGCCGATGGCAACCAACAACAAGGTTTCTTACTTGGAAAGGCTAAAGTTGCTCCTAAGAGTGCTGTGACAATACCACGCTTAGAATTATGTGCAGCAGTTCTTGGCATTGAAATCGCCAATATCATAAAGAAACAAATGAGTATCCCAACAGAAGAATTTCACTTCCATACAGATAGCAAAGTGGCACTCGGCTACATCTGTAACAACACTAGACGGTTTTACACTTACGTAAGCAACAGAGTGGAAAAAATTCGTAAAGCTTCTGTTCCAGAACAATGGAATTATGTTCCATCTGAATATAACCCAGCTGATGAAGCAACCAGGTCATCATCAAACAGAATTCTGACAGACACCACATGGCTCAAAGGACCAACCCGCTGGTTTACCAAACGTTTAGATCCAGATGATACGGAATATTCTGAACCAGAGAACCTTGGTCCAAATTATAAACTTGTGAATTCAGAGTTGGATAAAGAAATTAGACCAGTGATATCAGTCATCAAATCATGCGTAGATCTGACAACTTTTGTATCTGGATTAAAACATTACTCAACTTGGAAAGGCTTGGTTGGAGGAATAGCTCATCTGAAACACATTGCCAGAAGCTGGAGTGGGCAACCGCCATGTAAAGGCTGGCATGCTTGTTCTAAAGCTAAAGATATACATCTTCTACAGGAAGCTGAAAAAGTGATCACCAGGGAAGTCCAGAAGGAAAGTTTTGCTGAAGAAATTGAACAATTGCAAACAGGACAACCAATCAAAAAAGGGAGTACCATATTGAAACTCAATCCTTTCATCGATTCGGATGGTATCTTGCGTGTTGGAGGCAGGCTCAACAAGGCTTCCCTTGATGTTACAGCAAAGAATCCAATCATCATATCGGGTAAACATCACATTGCAAAATTGATTATACGACACTACCATGACCTCATGAAACATCAAGGACGTCATTACACAGAGGGGGCGGTACGAGCTGCAGGTTTTTGGATAATTGGTGGAAAGCGCCAAGTGTCATCCATCATTTTTCACTGTGTGACCTGTAGAAAGCTGAGACGGTGTGTAGAGCATCAGATAATGGCAGATTTGCCAAAGGACCGTTTAACACCAGGTCCTCCATTTTCAAGCGTTGGTGTTGACACATTTGGACCATGGCAAATAGTCACCCGTCGCACCAGAGGAGGTCAAACCCATGGAAAACGTTGGGCAATTATGTTTTCATGCCTTACGTCTCGTGCTGTACACATGGAAGTGATCGAAGATATGACCTCATCATCATTCATCAACGCTTTAAGGAGGTTCATTGCCATCAGAGGACATGTAAAGGAATTTCGATCCGATCGAGGGACAAATTTTATCGGATCAACAGAACACCTAGGGGTAGATGTCATCAACATTGAAGATGGACCTATCAAGAGATTTTTCCTCGATCAAAGATCAGTATGGATCTTCAATCCACCACATGCTTCGCACATGGGCGGAGCATGGGAACGCATGATAGGCCTGACACGACGCATTCTGGATACCATGTTGATGGACAAAGCAGTCAAGGCATTAACCCATGAAATACTCACCACCTTTCTTGCAGAGGCTAGCGCAATCATCAACTCGCGACCACTGGTACTTACCTCATCAGATCCTGAATACCCTCTGATCCTTACACCCTATACACTTCTTACCCTGAAAACAGACAAGGGAGGGGAACCTCTTGGACCTTTCAGTGAAAAAGATGCATACACGGCCCAGTGGAAAAGAGCTCAACATTTAGCTGATATATTTTGGCAACGTTGGAGAAAAGAATATCTCGTAACCCTACAAAATCGGAAACGATGGCCAACAAACCAGAGAAACATAACTGTTGGTGATGTTGTTCTTCTGAAAGATGACGGTGTTCATCGTTGCGACTGAAAAATGGCTGTAGTTGAACGTACATTTCCTAGCCATTCAGACAAGAAAGTACGTACCGTGGAGTTACGTGTGATTCGAGATGGACAAGCTGTGTATTATACTCGTCCTGTTACAGAACTGGTTCTTTTGTTACCCGTGTGAACATCATGACATTTTGATTTGCATATGTATTTCCTTTGAATTATTGAAATTCTTTACAAGAGACATATAGTGATATCTCCCGATATCAGACGGGGAGTGTGAAGAGTTAtcgttatttgttaaaatatttcctcttttttatattgaattatctttctttACGACTTAGACTTCAAACCCGTTTAGAGTTACCATACTTAATTCGAGCACGTACTTCCTGTTTACCTGTGAGTGTGTTTCACGCATCGGTCGATTGTTCCAATCATTCATTTTCTACTTAGAGATAGCACACACTGTAAGTAGTCTTTTGCAGTTCATTATCATGATTCTCTTAGCCTTTGAatacatatttactttattttggtTTGTTAGCTATTcttgtatattatatttagaAGTGGCATACATCTGAATATTTTCTATGGAACGCCGTTAGTGTCATATGCATCTTTCACATAAATGTACGCACTTAACAAATTTTTCTACGGAAACAAGTTTGTGATAAAATTAAATCCAAATTTTGACTATTTTCTTTTTGTaacatttcttaagtttatttttgattatttatttattcatttgtaaTTTAACAGTATGTTTATTACTCCTTTTGCTTGTTTCAGTCTTTTACCACACATGAAGTACATAATAAAGACTACGCACCGTCCTATTGTGTCTTTGGTTAAACTATCTGCAAAAGTAATGGCAGAATACTTTCGATATATTTGTGTATTAATACCATATGTTAATACTCCTGTTGAATGTCAGAATCTAGTCTAGATTATAGATTGCATGACGACTTGACTAGTGGTAATATTAACTAATACGTAACCACTGATTAGCAGTAGAACTGTTCgtctctctgagaaaatattgggacggatcagagagctacagctCCACCCCCTTTTTCaaaaaaaccttcgatttacggtgcATAAAAAGTGCGTACTGCTGAGGGTTATATATCTCTGTACTCTAACATTGTAGTCTCGtaaatttaatgattaaaaatcCTCATGTTTCCCTACTATGCATGTACTTCTGTCCAAACAGACCTTACAAattttattaaagccccatacgacccgaaaagtCACAGATTCAGAGATTTGTTTGCAGACGTAGGTAGCCAGTGAATTTGAAACCCTGTTCCTATATGCATGTATCCATTGTGAGTTGTGACATGATAATATGTATATTAAGCTGCATCAACATATAACTAACTTGATTTGTAAATACTGACTAAATAGCTATAATAATTGCCAAAGTTTTATTAATACAAAATGTTGTACATCTCGTGTTAATTTCCCGGAAGGTGTTGCATGAAGAATCgataaaatcaaatcattcaaaatataataaaaggtATTGGAACTCATGtattgattcaaacattttggaAAATAAGCCTAAAAGACTTATTGACAAAAAATAGTCAAAATATTAAATCCAGCAATAGGTggtttatatgattttttagCGCTAAAATACAAAAGCTTTGTAATTTTGCTAATGATACAGTTATTGATTCTTAATGCAAAGAAGAATTCGTTTGTAATCgattattaactttaataccagttttaattaatcaattgctcatacatgtaactacaaaatattttgattaggGGGTTTTAACATGATCCTTGAAACCAGTCTTCAAAAcgtcatttcttttaaaatgccTATTGGTATACATAAATAACCATTTCGTTTGTCGAATTGCTTTACATTATTGTTAAAAAAcgtttaatatttatcaattgATCAAAGAGTGAACATTTTCGCCATGTTTTCATCTGTATACACATACCCCCATGAAACAACAACATTTTTGGTACAAATTTGCTAGTGACTATTCATAATACCCGTGAAAAGGAAATTGAGTTTCTTTCgggatgttttaaaaatattttccgttttccatggACTTCTATAGTGAAATTCGTGGTTTTTCACGAAAATTATAGAGCTatccctttaaaaaaaataaatcaacttttatgaatattcatatgaacatttatattgaatatgcaaggtgaagataacgaacagtgatcaatctaataactcctacaagcaatacaaaatagatagttgggcaaacacggacccctggacacaccagaggtgggatcaggtgcctaggaggagtaagcatcccctgttgaccggtcacacccgccgtgagccccatatcctgatcaggtaaacggagttatccgcagtcaaaatcagtgtgccaagaacggcttaacaatcggtatgaaacacgttagacagcatttgaaccaatgcgaggttgtattgacgaactagatcgttataacgaccatagaatttgcgaaatgctgacttcaatcgagactgttg
This genomic interval carries:
- the LOC125663270 gene encoding uncharacterized protein LOC125663270 → MSDAEDRLSRIRTLTKKGREFFYSKLESYVRDVDKSWKEFEDILVNFDESSTDIKYLRKIETDLEKAKKHYVMDTDVLFSFFNRSHTEESEVEMEKHLVKNERCHTVMDNFREKIKNLLLDAAEILSERYETRSEATISSRHSSIKSELRKKRMQAKAQQTRLAFAEKQTELQKEKNLLEAKLDLLEQQKEVATLEAEIRVLEDNDSSRGLEYFPSRYTELMASSKEKFTADFVNGQTRFSDIESKEEKKIDIHDNILSPPRREPLNPYASEFRPCSHSGVATDLTQFLLKKDLLLSRFSSFNDRPETYETWKATFKNITKELNVTPFEEMDLLVKWLGSESRKFASSMRASNINNPFTGLRRIWDRLEERYGRPEMIETALKQKLDSFPKISSKEPKKLYDLLDILTEIESVKENPTYAILLSYFDSSSGVIPIINKLPHGLQEKWVSQAARYKKQFNVPFPPFGFLVNFIRELSTMKNDPALQYECSESSSTSKKRQQESKGTTGSLSVHSRKTELAGEDEENKTNTNSRCPIHKADHTLHACRAFRAKPLQERKDILREHGFCYKCCMSKHLSRNCKATIKCDICGNKRHATAMHPDQGPSNVTASVSTVADGGERKLPTKSTVDSKCTELCEQTLCGRSCAKVVPVRVYPLGNKDSAVRVYAIIDEQSNRTLARSEFFNLFDTHNETQTYTLFSCSGRSICSGRRACGFVIESIDGSYQINLPTVIECDDIPNNRQDIPTPEVANAYPHLSEIASELHPLDIDMEILLLIGRDLGDAHHIIEQRIGPSQSPYAQKLGLGWVVIGEVCLGRTHRPEIVIANKVTILPNGRTTVCDPCTSNIAVKEIPCIPETDLIGDSVFHTTEYDDQPGLSIDDRLFLSMMDRELYRNDSGQWVAPLPFKEPRRRLPDNRQLAVKRAHILDVNLKRNPEKCLHATTFIQQIIDSGHAERAPPVNEREEFWYLPIFSVYHSKKPNQIRMVFDSSAQFNGVSLNNVLLSVPDLTNSLLGVLMRFRVEKIGIMADIQQMFHCFKVKEDHRNYLRFLWYEDNNPQKELVDYRMCVHVFGNNPSPAVATYGLRRTAQNAETTFGHDVRSFVEHNFYVDDGLVSLPSVKQAVSLMKRTQQALIQEGGLRLHKIVSNNSDVMNSFPSEDLAKDLMSLDLTTDVLPIQRSLGMSWDLKSDSFTFRISAEEKPFTRRGLLSTLNSFYDPLGFLDPVLIKGKLLLRKLNAETTDWDQVLPKEYEKQWTDWKEQMQSLETLYIPRQYTTLPLTCSIRQEVHLFTDASEEAIAAVAYIKLTDADGNQQQGFLLGKAKVAPKSAVTIPRLELCAAVLGIEIANIIKKQMSIPTEEFHFHTDSKVALGYICNNTRRFYTYVSNRVEKIRKASVPEQWNYVPSEYNPADEATRSSSNRILTDTTWLKGPTRWFTKRLDPDDTEYSEPENLGPNYKLVNSELDKEIRPVISVIKSCVDLTTFVSGLKHYSTWKGLVGGIAHLKHIARSWSGQPPCKGWHACSKAKDIHLLQEAEKVITREVQKESFAEEIEQLQTGQPIKKGSTILKLNPFIDSDGILRVGGRLNKASLDVTAKNPIIISGKHHIAKLIIRHYHDLMKHQGRHYTEGAVRAAGFWIIGGKRQVSSIIFHCVTCRKLRRCVEHQIMADLPKDRLTPGPPFSSVGVDTFGPWQIVTRRTRGGQTHGKRWAIMFSCLTSRAVHMEVIEDMTSSSFINALRRFIAIRGHVKEFRSDRGTNFIGSTEHLGVDVINIEDGPIKRFFLDQRSVWIFNPPHASHMGGAWERMIGLTRRILDTMLMDKAVKALTHEILTTFLAEASAIINSRPLVLTSSDPEYPLILTPYTLLTLKTDKGGEPLGPFSEKDAYTAQWKRAQHLADIFWQRWRKEYLVTLQNRKRWPTNQRNITVGDVVLLKDDGVHRCD